One window from the genome of Bdellovibrio sp. NC01 encodes:
- a CDS encoding ankyrin repeat domain-containing protein yields the protein MKSYSTSASKDLFSIVKNDPVDNIIAALNNASPSQLQHLNEDGDSLMHVAVKRGNAEIISILFSRGISIYLKNSKSGLRASDLPQTEDVHNQIRRIHLANVEKIKYFINDHNDTTLLTYISQSQMPCAPVLNYILELVIRNRQIEVEKFGADDFSRISASEECQVDNSDLIQAWYQREFVFQLKTGFKDLSVIESISKIGLKSFYLVGKSGNLISPYLLIDQKFAIFDKNDLFHTGTLSFSKERDDVVTLFSKIANISNEIAFYSSDLKNSVSYNPEVQLKGRNIPEPYFTDIRTLNSTDSEPTIITSLKKEGFEL from the coding sequence TTGAAATCATATTCAACTTCAGCATCCAAAGATTTATTTTCGATAGTTAAAAATGACCCTGTAGATAATATAATCGCCGCATTAAACAATGCATCGCCGTCTCAACTTCAACATTTAAATGAGGATGGCGATTCTCTCATGCATGTGGCTGTTAAGCGCGGAAATGCAGAGATTATCTCCATCTTATTTTCGCGTGGAATTTCTATATATCTAAAAAACTCTAAGTCAGGCTTAAGAGCTTCCGACTTACCCCAAACTGAAGATGTTCATAATCAGATTCGACGCATACATTTGGCAAATGTCGAAAAAATAAAATATTTTATCAACGATCATAACGACACAACACTACTAACTTATATTTCCCAATCTCAGATGCCTTGCGCACCCGTTCTCAATTATATTTTAGAACTAGTCATTCGGAATCGCCAAATTGAAGTCGAAAAATTCGGAGCTGATGATTTTTCAAGAATAAGTGCATCTGAAGAATGCCAGGTCGATAATTCTGATTTAATACAGGCTTGGTACCAGAGAGAGTTCGTATTTCAATTGAAGACTGGATTCAAAGATCTATCCGTTATTGAGTCCATTTCAAAAATCGGTCTAAAATCATTTTACCTAGTGGGAAAAAGCGGAAATTTAATTTCACCTTATCTATTGATTGATCAGAAATTCGCAATATTCGATAAAAACGATTTGTTTCACACAGGGACTTTATCATTTTCAAAAGAACGTGACGACGTCGTTACTCTTTTTTCAAAAATTGCGAATATCTCTAACGAGATTGCATTCTATTCAAGCGATTTGAAAAATTCCGTATCTTATAATCCTGAAGTTCAACTAAAAGGCCGAAATATTCCAGAACCATACTTCACTGACATACGCACTTTGAATTCGACCGACTCAGAACCAACTATCATAACCTCTTTAAAAAAAGAGGGATTTGAACTATGA
- a CDS encoding ankyrin repeat domain-containing protein — MIHFKKIIIILILFSLAACSFSKNNNASPSAPLSNKSKAEIDLLNSKIASDDADKVHEAISSNKNLLNMIDSKGMLPLDVAISRGQINIINDLLAQNASIFVKSISNLSPYERRSSFSKQVKSIIENSAKNLFHSNMKAILSGDTFNRDLPCSVFFENYIGLSSNKREEYPLKSIISIQDSHSCINDLNLSTTQDLFFKELYFQRQNLVRSTELLRFLKTVAANSKLLFKIEIPQGTIALTPRAFILQIVTFSKNNLLKIPGDLSSIIGEDDLVAEIYSKDGLLQRSIKSNEIFNSSDSLLIYELPTSSISNLLKSSFDSEQPFWPMFALENPNCSKLSKFILFDGQLHNPVSVSEICLNDNALENFTCSDDRLSEIQSHIEEQLFSGAFASKFNLNSNQKLLITNYLSFTAMRISLAGVLTPTSAVLHSVYRNQSVTDEKKFLRDVFAGMMLFPSQANKERRSETANYINDFVKITNENLASCMGNR; from the coding sequence ATGATACATTTTAAAAAAATTATAATTATCCTCATCCTATTTTCGCTAGCGGCTTGCTCATTTTCAAAAAACAATAACGCAAGCCCCAGTGCGCCATTGTCGAATAAGAGCAAAGCGGAAATTGATCTTCTTAACAGTAAGATCGCATCCGACGATGCCGACAAAGTTCACGAAGCCATTAGTTCGAATAAAAACTTACTAAATATGATCGACTCGAAGGGAATGCTTCCGCTTGATGTCGCTATTTCTAGAGGTCAGATAAACATTATTAACGACTTATTGGCACAAAATGCGTCTATATTTGTAAAGTCAATATCAAATCTCAGTCCGTATGAGAGACGCAGTTCTTTTTCAAAACAAGTAAAATCAATAATTGAAAACAGTGCTAAAAATTTATTTCATTCGAACATGAAAGCCATATTAAGTGGAGATACATTTAATCGCGACTTGCCATGCTCCGTGTTTTTCGAAAACTATATTGGTTTAAGCTCTAATAAGCGCGAAGAATACCCGCTTAAAAGTATTATTAGCATTCAAGACAGCCATTCTTGCATTAATGATCTTAACCTATCAACGACACAAGACCTTTTCTTCAAGGAATTGTATTTCCAAAGGCAAAATTTAGTTAGATCAACAGAGCTACTTCGTTTTTTAAAAACAGTCGCTGCAAACTCAAAACTATTGTTTAAGATCGAAATCCCACAAGGAACGATTGCTCTAACTCCTAGAGCTTTTATTTTGCAAATAGTTACATTTTCGAAAAACAATCTTTTAAAGATTCCTGGGGACCTGTCCTCTATCATTGGCGAAGATGACCTCGTTGCGGAAATCTATTCAAAAGACGGATTGCTACAGCGTAGTATTAAATCCAATGAGATTTTCAATTCGAGCGATTCTTTATTGATTTACGAATTACCTACTTCATCAATCTCAAATTTGCTTAAGTCTTCTTTTGACTCGGAACAACCGTTCTGGCCGATGTTTGCTTTAGAGAATCCAAATTGTTCTAAACTTTCAAAATTTATACTTTTCGACGGTCAACTTCATAATCCAGTTTCTGTCTCTGAAATCTGCCTAAATGACAATGCCTTGGAAAACTTCACGTGTTCAGATGATCGTCTATCCGAGATCCAATCACACATTGAAGAACAACTCTTTAGCGGAGCATTTGCTTCTAAATTCAATTTAAACAGTAATCAGAAATTATTAATCACCAATTACCTGTCATTTACTGCAATGAGAATTTCATTAGCAGGAGTCTTAACTCCAACATCTGCCGTACTTCACTCCGTTTATCGCAATCAATCTGTAACCGACGAGAAAAAGTTTTTGCGTGACGTTTTCGCGGGAATGATGCTCTTTCCCTCACAAGCAAACAAGGAGCGAAGATCCGAAACAGCAAACTACATAAACGATTTCGTGAAGATTACAAACGAAAATTTAGCGAGCTGCATGGGCAACCGCTGA
- a CDS encoding thermonuclease family protein, translating to MRFASKLLIGLSISLTPVLGLADSIMGRIVDVHDGDTLTVQVPGEAKKYKIRMLGVDTPEVEFFQKSQGEAAFMARDFLRSLAPVGSTATVTYDTNGFDKHDRILGRIVVNNVEVNRAMLSEGWGYFYVIFPFDKKVIAEYSDLAEQAFENRKGLFSAKYSNVEAPYEFRLHVRNQQGLNLVGDIETKALYSPSESDQVPVYRRVFFSDQTLAERAGYKRK from the coding sequence ATGCGATTTGCCAGTAAACTTCTTATCGGTCTTTCTATCAGCCTGACTCCGGTGTTGGGTCTGGCTGATTCTATTATGGGTCGTATCGTTGACGTTCATGACGGCGACACCCTCACCGTACAAGTTCCCGGCGAAGCAAAGAAATATAAAATCCGCATGCTTGGGGTTGATACTCCTGAAGTTGAATTCTTTCAGAAGTCGCAAGGTGAAGCCGCGTTTATGGCGCGCGACTTCTTACGCTCGCTGGCTCCGGTTGGCAGTACGGCCACAGTTACCTATGACACCAATGGTTTTGATAAACACGATCGCATCCTAGGTCGTATTGTTGTGAACAACGTCGAAGTGAATCGCGCCATGCTTTCTGAGGGCTGGGGCTATTTTTACGTGATATTTCCATTCGATAAAAAAGTCATTGCCGAATACAGCGATCTTGCTGAACAAGCGTTCGAAAACAGAAAAGGACTTTTTTCTGCTAAATATTCTAACGTTGAGGCCCCTTACGAATTCCGTTTGCATGTACGCAATCAACAAGGTTTGAATCTTGTCGGCGACATTGAAACGAAAGCGCTGTACTCCCCGTCGGAAAGCGATCAAGTACCGGTATATCGCAGAGTCTTCTTTTCTGATCAGACACTTGCTGAACGCGCTGGCTACAAACGTAAATAA
- a CDS encoding LysR family transcriptional regulator translates to MQWLNYHHLQYFYTIAKEGSIAKAAAKLNVGQPSLSTQLKQLEDSLGRPLFERSKQRLHLTEAGRIAYDYADQVFRLGSEMVEALEDRLVNNRIHVQIGALDSVPKHITKEVLVQAYGVGNCMVSVLEGSGDKLLRDLEAHKVDLLLSNYAPPVDFKTVHAKTVAKLDVVVCASAKYKNLKKNFPHSLEGQPFVFPTVHSKLRPDIDHFFNVNGIKVDCVAETQDTSLQSLLGTEGVGLIPVNEVVAEELVKEKKLITLGKMKGVYEEIWLMAASRKIENPIAAQLMKEFSLK, encoded by the coding sequence ATGCAATGGCTTAATTATCATCATCTTCAATACTTCTATACGATCGCTAAAGAGGGCAGCATTGCCAAAGCCGCAGCAAAGCTGAACGTGGGGCAGCCTTCGTTAAGCACGCAATTAAAGCAATTGGAAGACTCGTTGGGGCGTCCCCTTTTCGAGAGAAGTAAGCAAAGACTGCATCTGACTGAGGCAGGACGAATAGCTTACGACTATGCCGACCAAGTATTTCGTTTAGGTTCCGAGATGGTGGAAGCCTTAGAAGATCGTCTGGTGAACAATCGCATTCATGTGCAGATTGGCGCGCTGGACAGTGTTCCGAAACACATCACAAAAGAAGTCTTAGTGCAGGCTTATGGTGTCGGCAATTGCATGGTGTCGGTCCTTGAAGGATCGGGCGACAAATTACTGCGCGATCTTGAGGCGCATAAAGTTGATTTGTTATTGTCGAACTACGCGCCGCCTGTGGATTTCAAAACGGTACATGCAAAGACGGTTGCAAAACTTGATGTGGTGGTTTGTGCGTCGGCGAAATATAAAAATCTAAAAAAGAATTTTCCGCACTCGCTAGAAGGGCAGCCGTTTGTTTTTCCAACGGTGCACAGTAAACTTCGTCCTGACATCGATCACTTCTTTAATGTGAATGGCATTAAAGTGGACTGCGTCGCTGAAACTCAAGACACAAGTTTGCAAAGTTTGTTGGGAACTGAAGGTGTCGGTCTTATTCCCGTTAATGAAGTTGTGGCCGAAGAATTAGTGAAAGAAAAGAAATTGATTACCCTGGGAAAAATGAAAGGCGTTTACGAAGAGATTTGGTTAATGGCTGCAAGCCGCAAGATTGAAAATCCGATTGCGGCGCAACTGATGAAAGAATTTTCTCTGAAATAA
- a CDS encoding TerC family protein has protein sequence MVPELLFPFAEYWWFYLAFIGFVMGMLALDLGVFHKHSHTVSFKEATLWSAVWVSLALVFNALLYYYTLNKFGDPNTAKQVGLEFLTGYVIEKSLSIDNIFVFVVVFGFFGVPAKYQHRVLFYGIIGALIFRAIFIALGSVLMQYHAVVMLFGIFLIITGIKMVFSHEGSVDPSKNWLIKLLKKRLPVADRMHEDHFFIKENGVRMVTPLFIALIFLEFTDVIFAVDSVPAIFAITKEPLIVFTSNIFAILGLRSLYFLLAGVVDKFHLLKYGLAAVLVFVGLKMVWLNNLFDGKFPIGISLGVIALLIGGSIAASLLFPPKK, from the coding sequence TTGGTTCCTGAACTTTTATTCCCCTTTGCCGAATACTGGTGGTTCTACCTGGCTTTCATAGGCTTCGTGATGGGTATGCTTGCGCTCGATTTGGGTGTCTTTCATAAACACTCGCATACTGTCAGCTTTAAAGAGGCCACATTATGGTCCGCTGTTTGGGTGAGCTTAGCACTCGTCTTTAATGCTTTACTGTATTACTACACGCTCAACAAATTCGGCGATCCGAATACGGCGAAACAAGTCGGTCTTGAGTTCCTGACCGGCTATGTAATCGAGAAGTCTTTATCGATTGATAATATCTTCGTGTTCGTTGTGGTGTTTGGCTTCTTCGGTGTGCCTGCAAAATATCAGCACAGAGTTTTATTCTACGGAATTATCGGTGCTTTGATCTTCCGTGCGATCTTTATCGCTCTTGGCTCGGTATTGATGCAGTACCATGCTGTCGTGATGCTGTTTGGTATCTTCCTGATTATCACGGGTATTAAGATGGTGTTCTCACACGAAGGTAGCGTCGATCCGTCGAAGAACTGGTTGATTAAGCTCTTGAAAAAGCGTCTGCCCGTCGCTGATCGTATGCATGAAGATCACTTCTTCATTAAAGAAAACGGCGTGCGCATGGTGACTCCGCTGTTCATTGCTTTGATCTTCTTGGAATTTACTGACGTGATTTTCGCGGTCGATTCAGTGCCGGCGATCTTTGCGATTACGAAAGAACCCTTGATCGTATTTACGTCTAATATCTTTGCGATCTTAGGTTTGCGTTCGTTGTATTTCTTGTTGGCTGGAGTCGTAGATAAGTTCCATCTTTTGAAATACGGCTTAGCTGCGGTTCTTGTGTTCGTGGGTTTAAAAATGGTGTGGTTGAATAACCTTTTTGATGGCAAATTCCCGATTGGCATTTCTTTGGGTGTGATTGCCCTGTTAATTGGTGGTTCAATCGCGGCCTCGTTGTTGTTCCCTCCCAAAAAATAA
- the thpR gene encoding RNA 2',3'-cyclic phosphodiesterase: MKKRLFFALNATDPLKTTFLPTYKKLKINADQRELAMKWVPLDNLHATITFIGPTEEENIPLLAAALEKVCANFAPFDLKIEDVSAFSNEHDARVLWLGVQNKRCLNTFKNILEQELIEQKLIAHAEERDYVPHITFARLRNPKSVKDMLSPFKRKSFGKIHVSEIVLYESQVQGNYTVYKPLIRCKLTGEVEKTSEEVFLAP, encoded by the coding sequence ATGAAGAAACGTCTGTTCTTTGCTCTCAATGCGACGGATCCCTTAAAGACAACCTTCTTGCCGACTTATAAAAAATTGAAAATCAATGCGGATCAACGTGAACTCGCTATGAAGTGGGTTCCGCTTGATAACTTGCATGCGACGATCACTTTTATCGGCCCTACCGAGGAAGAAAACATTCCTTTACTTGCCGCCGCTTTAGAAAAAGTGTGCGCAAACTTCGCACCCTTTGACTTAAAAATCGAAGACGTTAGCGCCTTTTCTAACGAACACGATGCGCGCGTTTTGTGGTTGGGTGTGCAAAACAAACGCTGCCTCAATACTTTCAAAAATATTCTTGAACAAGAGCTGATCGAGCAAAAATTGATCGCTCATGCGGAAGAGCGCGACTATGTTCCGCACATCACTTTCGCCCGTCTTCGCAATCCGAAGAGCGTGAAAGACATGCTTTCTCCATTTAAGAGAAAAAGCTTCGGCAAAATTCATGTCTCTGAGATTGTGTTGTATGAATCGCAGGTTCAGGGCAACTACACGGTTTACAAACCACTGATCCGTTGCAAACTGACTGGCGAAGTAGAAAAAACGAGCGAGGAAGTTTTCCTCGCTCCGTAA